The DNA region tcaaaaaaaaaaaaagaaccagaCACATTTATTTGAAAGAACTTCTATCTCGAGTATGGACCTCCCTGCCATGTGTCATGCTGAGTGACAGGCACTGTCCCTGTCCGCTCCAAACGTAATGTGTTTTACAAATAAAGGGTGAATAAATGGATAGTCTCCACAACCTTTTATTCTtacatttcatttttttctacCATATGTgtgtattttttatatatactcCATGACAAGTTGTATTTGTCTTCTGCATCCATATTCTCTTTGGTCAGTCTAATTGAAGTATGATTTTATTCCATTGTAGCAGTTATTGGTGTCCAAAGTTGTcaacttgcattcctttttGCAAGAGTCGAGGGAGGAGTGCAATGACTTTTTTGTAGTGCTAATAGAGATGTCCtctattttttgacaaaaagaTTGTTATTATACTTAGCGCTGAAACCTACTACGCACAGATACGGCAGTTCTGTTCCATATTGCGTATTGGGTACGCCTTGTATACGTATCTGGGTCAATGAATACGGCGTTCGACAGATGGATACGGGTATCCGATGGTTTGGATACGGATATCCCCTGCTTTGCCCTTTGATGCGATCTGAAGAAGGGCTCGCAACAGAGATGACACGATCTGGTGGAAGAAGGCCTTGCGAAGAAGATGACACGATCTGGTGGGAGGTCGATCTGCCGTTTCCTTTGTTTCTGAAGACAAAAACCACGCcatattctttatttttatttttattatttttaagggTTTAAATGGGACTAAAGCCCAAAACTAACAAAACTACCTTGCCCACCGGACCTACTACACCACTACCATCCTTCCTGTTGTTtgaattatataaatttaaatttagatgattattttttttattgttattcaaaatatgtttataaaatatatatttattatataaattttatttCCATATCGCTGTGTCCTATCGTATTGTATTGTATCACCGTATCCGTATCCGTGCTTCATTGGCTGAAACtggtaatatatttttaatcCTGCTCATAGGTAGTGatataaaatttggtttttcattgattttctattttattgttTCACATGTATTTTTTGTCTTGgtaacatcaatattttatacacTCTAGTAGACTTAAAATGATACTAAGAAAGCGCAAGAGTGATCAGAAAATGTCTTtgagattgattgattttttcaTGTCTCCAGATTTTTCTGAATAAGAATAAGTAAAGGGTGTCAGTAAGCCCGAGAGAAATGAGTAGAAGCAACAGAAAGCGGTCTTCTAAATGGGATTTGGTAGAAGGGCCTCAATTTGAAGATGCAAATATGCAGGACAACGGTTGGATGGGAAAGGCAGGTAGGGCATTTCATCATAAGGAATCTGGACGTGACTGGCTTTCTCCGGAGACAAATGATCTGCACAGACCTAAGCATGATTTGGATATGCCATCCAGGGAACCTTTGCCCGGAAGCAGAGGCTCACATAAAAATGAGAGTATCAATAAGGGATGCAAGAGATACATGAATGACTCTATGGTGTGGGATGGAGATGGAAATTGCAGCACAAGGATGTCTCCTGGTCTTGATGAGTGGAGAGAACATCGCAGTCGGTCCCCAAAAAGTGGTTGGAGAAGGTCACTGAggttagccttttttttttaactctttGTCAGTTCTGactcacttttttcttttttcttatgtTATTACAATCTAGATAGCATTTTTTGACGCATATAACAGTAGAAGCTGTTGGTGGACGTTATGTGCAGAGGTAGGAGTAGAAGTAGAAGCAGGAGCAGGAGTAAGAGCCAGAGCTGGAGCAGGAGTAAGAGCCAGAGCTGGAGTAGGAGCCCTGATCGTGGTTATAGGCGGGAATCACTTTTCCTCGACAGAAATAGAGGCAGGCCAGGAATTTCAGCTCAATTGTGCAAAGATTTTATGACTGGGAGATGCAGGAGAGGTAGTGATTGCCAAATGCTTCATGAGGGTAATTCCAATTATGATGATAGCTGGGAAAGTCGACACAGGAAATGTGATGCTTCGAGATACTCTACCCCTCCTGATACCACCGAGTACTATCCATTAAAAAGTGAAAGATATTCTGCGTATTGTAGTGATTTTGCAAAAGGGAAGTGCCGGAGGGGGGCATCTTGCAAGTTCGATCACCATCGTGCTTCTGATGGATTCAGTAAAGGTTCTACAAATGAGAATACTAGAGAAAGGGAAAATGAAAGAAGGAACAGAGATATTTCTACAGAGCGAGGTGCTGAGCGTGTACTGCACAGGAGTAGTGATATTCCTTGCAAATTTTTTGCTGCGGGAAATTGTCGTAATAAAAAGAATTGTCGGTTTTCTCATCATATTCAAGCTCGTGCAAGTCCTGAAAGAATGTCACGGGATGGCCGGTGGGGCCCAAGTCACAGTTTAAATGAtgcagccccagcatggagtggTCCAAAATGGAGTGATACCGGGACTCTGTCAGATGCCGCGATGTTGACTGTAGATAACAGAAATATTGGTGTTCCAGAGGTAAGGTCTAGTGCTTGGTCTGTAGATGATAATAGATGGGGGTGTGATAAGAACAATGAGAACAAAAATTGTGCTGACCGTAGTGTTAGTCATGAAGCAGTTGAGAGGAATGAGAAGGATACAAATCTGTGGAACGAAGGTAGTGTGGGTGCTCGTGTGGATCTTCCTAAATCGAGAGATACTGAAAAATGGCTTGGTGACATGTCTCCTGATTGGAATTACACGGTGCAATCCTCCAACCATGTTGGGAAACAAGAGCATAGTCGCATTACTCAAGGTTCAGAACCTTCCACTCAGGTGCATGGTGCTGCTTCAATTATTGAACCAATGGTAGCTGAAAGATCTGATTTTCTGCAGAACAAGGATGTAAGGGTAGATGGAGTTATATCCGTGCCATATGACAATAGGACTGCCATTGAAGAACCTTCTAGTTTTCGTAATAACCTAAATGTTACTGCAAATATCATGGCCCGCCAAAGCTTTGACCACAGTGGCCAGAGTTCAAGTGCTTTTCCTTTTTCAGGATTAAGCACAAGTGGGCAAAGTAAAAAACTAATCCCATGCGGAGGAGTTGTAAAAAGTCCACAAGATACACTGTCCCCAGAGAGTAAATCTGTGACCAAGTCAGATATAGGGGATGCAAAAACTTCACTAGTTGATGGAATTCCTCAAGTTCCAAATTTGGTAGGTGGTAAAGAACTTACGCAACTTACCAATCTTTCAGCTTCTCTGGCTCAGTTACTTGGAAATCGGCAGCAACTTCCACAGATTTATGCTGCTTTAAATTCTCATAATGCACCTCTCCTTCCCAAATCAGAAAGATCTACTGAGCAGCTTTTGGCAGCAGCCATTCAGCGCGATCCAACGGTGGTATCTCATAAGCCGTATGATCCTATGTGTGATAGCATAGAACATAGAATTATTAACAATCAAATGTGCCTTTTGCCAAATAGTGCTGGAAACACAAGCATTGATAGAAAAGTAGAGAACCTGTCAAATGTTGTATCTCTATCGTCTTTACCTAGTGGAGCAAATGCAAACAATTATCATCAGACTAATAATCCAGTGGAAGAACCTACACATAAGGATCACCAATTAAGTCAGCATGGTGCAAAGTCTGAGGTTGTCGAGGGAAATGGTGCACTTGGGGCCGAGGAAAGCAAGAGCGTGCAGGAAGAGAATAATTCCCCAGAGAATGGTCCCATAGAGGTCAAAGGGGGCAAGAAAGTCAAGGAAGTGAAGGGGAGCCGTGCATTTAGATTTGCACTTGTGGAAAACGTCAAGGAGCTTTTAAAACCCTCATGGAAAGAAGGTCAAGTCAGCAAAGATGCTTACAAAACGATAGTGAAGAAGGTGGTTGATAAAGTGACCAGTACCATGCAGGGGGCTAATATTCCCCAGACACAAGAGAAGATTGACCATTATCTATCATTTTCAAAACCGAAGCTTACTAAACTTGTACAGGTAAGTGCTGATACTGTTGATTAATTTATGCTAGCTGCATTCTCTCTTTTATTTAGGAATACTTCTGCATTCTCTCTTTTGTATAGGAGTACTTCTGCATTCTCTCTTTTGTTTAGGAATACTTCTTTGTTGGCGTATGTTTTTATTCTTAAATGAAATCCAGTTTTAGTTAgtgtctttttttctttctgtttttagGTTGCTAGTCCTGTGGATGAGTCCATTGCTTTGTACCTTTTCTCTGTTcttaatgaaaatttggtttcgataaaaaaaagaaatatctaTTATATGACTAAACTCCATTTTTGAACGCATTAGCTCCATTTTTGAACGCATTTGGGGTCatcttttccttccttttccttctctagCTTCATTCTATTTACCCCACCATTGTGGGTCTGTGATTTCTTATTTGTGTTTTGATGTGTCCGTAGAAAGGTGATAACACTTGAACCAAAGCGGGAATATTAGTGGTGTGTGCGGTTGAGCCGTTTTTCTGTTTCTTGACGATGTCACATTTAAGACTTTTTGCTGTTTAGTAATGGACACCTCTGTATAATTTTGACCATTTTTGTTAAATAAGGTCACATGTAGCTTCCATGACCATTTTTAAAAGATATTCCCAACTCTTacctctccttcttctcttctccATCTCCTCTCTCCTTTCTTTGAAAAAAGAATTTGAATCCATTCCTCTAATCCCCCAGTGTGCCATCGCTACCTGCCTTCAAAACCCCCTGCTCTCTAAACATAAGCTTGGGCGCCTTTGGGTATGCAGAGAAAAGTCCAGTGTGTCTACATATTTCACGGAAAATTGCATGGGGAATTTCTCAGATTTTTAGATTTTTCTATGCCTGTGGCGATTCTGGTGGTTTTTGTGCAATCCTTACCAAAACTTTTCTTACATTGAATTTGCATTGTAGCTAGTTTCTATTGTGTTCTAGTTAACATATATTATTCATATTAAGAAATGGTTGGTTCCGAGTTACGCCTAAGGAAAACTTTTGTGTTCTAGTTATGTTATTATTACAGTGAACTTCATTCTTTTAAAGAATTACTCTTCTGCACAGAGGGgtatttatgaaatttaaaactaataaGATGAGGCTTCGAGTACACTtgaagttgatttttttttttttgctttttcccTCTATTGTCTTGCTCCAATACGGTATTACACTTTATAATTTCTAATCCGCGGAGTCTAATATGTGgatattaattttggaattgTTTTAACTAGGCCGTGTCTCCTTGCCTACTTTGACTCTTTGTCATATCCTGTTTATCATCTGTTTACTCCGTTACAAATTTAACGTAGTTAGTAAATTTTGTGGCAATGTTTCTTACAGTATCGGTATTCACATTTGCTGCAGGCATATGTAGAAAAAATGCAGAAGGGTTAAGAGAGACAACTTGTGTTTGTTCGCTTCTATTGTTTTACAAAATTCCGCCTGATGTTCCCGGTGTGTTTATGCTCCGGCAGCCTTTGGATCTCTgaggttttcttttctttttccggTTACATGAAACGtcttactttttcttttttttttacttttttttttatcattccCTTTATGTATACTATTTGGTTCATGGATAGTGGAACTCTAGGACTAAGATGGGCATATGAGAGATTAATTATTCTTCCTCTTGTGTGTAATGTTTGtgcttctttcttttgtttgttgtttatataggcaattattattttttggttaaCATGTCGTGCAGCTTTGAGTAATTTTGGGTTTACtttgttgtacttttatgcgcaaacggaagcaaattataacaaagtaccaaatatcaacgtcgtaggtgaaagctaaaacaaatAATCTCAAACTGACACAAgagatttacgtggttcggcgTAAAGCCTACTCCATGGGCGAAGCACGgcgaggaatttcactaaacaaacgaagattacaaaagagtgtttaaactctcacaatccaaatcccaaaaattataaaccctaaaccaaacgagtagagaacCCAAACCTAACGGAGAAAATTCTtccaaattgctctctaactcacaaattgactctcaccaaattgTCACACGAATAAGCCACACAAAATACCCTAACCCTAAtgtcctatttatagtgcataggacttaggttacaataggaatcctaataggaaataaatccaaatgctaatcaaataggtaattaacaaaatctctccactaaggaaactaactaagaagttaaaaccaaacccaaataggacaccaaaaccaaataggtaacacaaacctaatttattgcatcatcctaattttgagccaaaAACCCAACATACTTCTTTTAATTGGACATGTTTTCCCTTTGGTGTAAATGTGTACGAAGACATGGTTGAAATTTGGTTATTTGAGTCCTAAACCCGATTAAATATGAATGAAACTTCTCCTTTCTAGTCCTACCGATTTGGGATGGTTGGAAAGGATAAGTATTTTTCTTGTGTATCTTCTACCTTAAAGTTGGTcgcaatttttttatttctttcaccTTAGGTTGAAAATATGATCAGTTTGAAGGTAGGAGATGGATTATCAAGAAGAAAATTTATCAATTCCAATCATCCCAAACTGTTAGGATTAGAATGGAGAAGTTTACTTCATATTTAATCCATTTCTAACCTCTTCAAAATGAAAAGTAATTCTTCTTTACCTTCAATAGCTAAATAGAGGTGAAACTCTTTTAAGACTTGAAACCTGTTTATTATTCTtctgaaatttaatttttatttttcaaaaatggTGTAGACAAATTACTTAGGGTTAATTACATTTCACACAGTTGAAGTTTGGTGTATTTTCAAAATTGGGGTATACCGAATAAGCCGCATCACACTGACAAAAATACTCATCAATTGAATAAAAGATTAGATATTCAAAAAGGCAAAATGTGTAGATATGTAcaatttcaaaacttcaaaGTGTAATGTGAGAAAATTATAATCTTGTGGCTTATTTTAAAAATTGTCTCAAACCTGATTGGTGTAAAATAAGCTAATTCTACATTATGTGATACCAATATATTAAACTCATTCAGGAATCAAACGATTAACTCTTTCAAGTTGTCAAGAAATCAAATTTTGAAGTTAAATATACAAAAAAGAAACCAATATTCagatttaaaaaagaaaaaattaaataggGGATGTGAATCTGAGTGGAATAATGAGGACTTATAAACAGAGACAAAAAGAAATGATGTTTGTTTCCCACCCCACCTTCCTATCCGCGTCTCCAACTTTCACATCACAGGGCCAGCTCCAAGCCAACCCTAGATAATAGATGTTAttccctttttcatttttctacgTATTATTATGACATCACAGGCACGTCAGCCCCCACGCGAGCAATCAACCAAGTTAACCTAATTATCAAACGTCTCCCTCCCACAAATTACATGTacatttctttctctctcatttccaCTTTATTCTTACCAGATTTCCACCCATCAATTTTTGCCATCTTTCCAAGTCTTTGCGGTATAGAGCCTCGGAATGGCAGCAGCTCCAGCGCCAAGCTTAGTCCGTTTTGATTGACGTCAGTCACATTCTTCTTTTCCGTCAAACCAACATCTACTTCAATGAATTCAAAGATGATATTTATACAAAATCCAACGgtattttcaatattttttttctatataaatACCAAATCATATTTTTCATGATGATATTTATGGACAATTCAAAGATGAGGCTGAATATAAGATAAGGATACACAGCGCAAACAGAGCAACCGAAATCTAATTGAAAATCTCAACAAGATTTCTGATAAATATAACACATGGCACAGTCATATATGAacctattctaaattaatttcatCCGCTAAATGACTATTAAATAATTGAATCacacatgaaaaataaaataagttatTTTACTAACCATTCACAATAGGTGGAGAGTGGTTAAAGATTAGCGAAGTCAGTTCATTATTCACGAGAAAAGTAATTGCCCCAACGCCACCACTACACTCAAATCCACTAGAATGAGAAAGGGTTTATACATGGTTAAAatataaactattattttatcaCTTCTTTAGGAGAGACGAGACATATTTATACCCATAGGTCCTATAACTATTATAGCGGTGATACAATATTTGTACACATAAATATGACTTAGCCTTACTCGATTCTTTAAGTACAGTAATATAACTGCAGATCACAATATTTAACAAAGACCCAAAACTAAGCCTTTACAACCCACAATAACCAAAACCAATATAACCCATAAACGTGAACC from Malus domestica chromosome 01, GDT2T_hap1 includes:
- the LOC103428899 gene encoding zinc finger CCCH domain-containing protein 38-like, which encodes MSRSNRKRSSKWDLVEGPQFEDANMQDNGWMGKAGRAFHHKESGRDWLSPETNDLHRPKHDLDMPSREPLPGSRGSHKNESINKGCKRYMNDSMVWDGDGNCSTRMSPGLDEWREHRSRSPKSGWRRSLRGRSRSRSRSRSKSQSWSRSKSQSWSRSPDRGYRRESLFLDRNRGRPGISAQLCKDFMTGRCRRGSDCQMLHEGNSNYDDSWESRHRKCDASRYSTPPDTTEYYPLKSERYSAYCSDFAKGKCRRGASCKFDHHRASDGFSKGSTNENTRERENERRNRDISTERGAERVLHRSSDIPCKFFAAGNCRNKKNCRFSHHIQARASPERMSRDGRWGPSHSLNDAAPAWSGPKWSDTGTLSDAAMLTVDNRNIGVPEVRSSAWSVDDNRWGCDKNNENKNCADRSVSHEAVERNEKDTNLWNEGSVGARVDLPKSRDTEKWLGDMSPDWNYTVQSSNHVGKQEHSRITQGSEPSTQVHGAASIIEPMVAERSDFLQNKDVRVDGVISVPYDNRTAIEEPSSFRNNLNVTANIMARQSFDHSGQSSSAFPFSGLSTSGQSKKLIPCGGVVKSPQDTLSPESKSVTKSDIGDAKTSLVDGIPQVPNLVGGKELTQLTNLSASLAQLLGNRQQLPQIYAALNSHNAPLLPKSERSTEQLLAAAIQRDPTVVSHKPYDPMCDSIEHRIINNQMCLLPNSAGNTSIDRKVENLSNVVSLSSLPSGANANNYHQTNNPVEEPTHKDHQLSQHGAKSEVVEGNGALGAEESKSVQEENNSPENGPIEVKGGKKVKEVKGSRAFRFALVENVKELLKPSWKEGQVSKDAYKTIVKKVVDKVTSTMQGANIPQTQEKIDHYLSFSKPKLTKLVQAYVEKMQKG